A single Deltaproteobacteria bacterium DNA region contains:
- a CDS encoding HD domain-containing protein: MESINKQTVEDFKKWFESYIQTFKFDDADLRQNVELKEKHTKRVCEEILYIGKELKLSNQNLYLAEIMALFHDIGRFEQYKEYRTFSDQKSANHAELGVKVLRENGVLNKFDKPTQNLILKAILYHNRAVLPLKETKICLFFSKLLRDADKLDIWRVVIDYYYRKNRKRSSAIELGLPDTPGISDDVYKDLMEKRIVNFKDLKNLNDFKLLQVGWIYDINFKPTFQRIKERGYLKIIYNVLPESQRVKNIFDMAQLYLMGKIRNVV; encoded by the coding sequence ATGGAAAGTATAAACAAACAGACAGTGGAAGATTTTAAAAAATGGTTTGAAAGTTATATTCAGACATTTAAATTCGACGATGCTGATTTGAGACAGAATGTAGAATTAAAGGAAAAACATACCAAACGGGTATGCGAAGAGATTTTGTATATCGGCAAAGAACTTAAATTAAGTAATCAAAATCTATATTTAGCTGAAATTATGGCTCTTTTTCATGATATTGGCCGATTTGAACAGTATAAGGAATATAGGACTTTTTCGGATCAAAAATCTGCAAATCATGCAGAACTTGGCGTAAAAGTGCTCAGGGAAAATGGCGTTTTAAATAAATTTGATAAACCCACACAAAACTTAATTTTAAAAGCAATTTTATATCACAATCGTGCTGTTTTACCTCTAAAAGAGACAAAAATCTGTTTATTTTTTAGTAAGCTGTTGCGAGATGCCGATAAGCTGGATATCTGGAGAGTGGTCATAGATTATTACTACCGAAAAAACAGAAAACGCAGTAGCGCAATTGAGCTCGGCTTACCTGATACTCCCGGGATTTCAGACGATGTCTATAAAGATTTAATGGAGAAAAGAATTGTAAACTTTAAAGACTTGAAAAATCTAAACGATTTTAAGCTCCTTCAAGTCGGCTGGATCTATGATATAAATTTCAAGCCTACATTCCAGCGCATTAAGGAAAGAGGTTATCTGAAGATAATTTATAATGTTTTACCTGAATCACAAAGAGTCAAAAACATCTTTGATATGGCCCAACTTTATCTTATGGGCAAAATTCGCAATGTGGTTTAA
- a CDS encoding isochorismatase family protein, which produces MWLEKENCAIMTIDMQEKLLQAMPFREEVIKNNKILLKAANEFSIPLIFTEQYPQGLGKTTEILKNLLKQAKYFEKMTFSALRLKECENYLKKLDKNVIILTGIETHVCVLSTALELLEKNYTVVVPADTTTSRENRFYNWGLSLLKQEGAKIMPAESIIFYWLKEAGTPQFKKVQRIILGKE; this is translated from the coding sequence ATGTGGTTAGAAAAGGAAAATTGTGCGATTATGACTATCGATATGCAGGAAAAGCTCTTGCAGGCGATGCCTTTCAGGGAAGAAGTGATAAAAAACAACAAAATACTTTTGAAAGCGGCAAACGAATTTTCTATTCCCCTGATCTTTACAGAGCAATATCCGCAAGGTTTAGGCAAAACAACAGAAATATTAAAAAATCTTTTAAAACAAGCAAAATATTTTGAAAAAATGACATTCTCTGCGTTACGATTAAAAGAATGTGAAAATTATCTGAAAAAGCTGGACAAAAATGTAATTATTTTAACAGGGATAGAGACACATGTTTGTGTGCTTTCCACCGCTTTAGAACTATTGGAAAAAAATTACACCGTCGTTGTTCCTGCAGACACCACTACATCCAGAGAAAACAGGTTTTATAACTGGGGGTTATCATTATTAAAGCAAGAAGGAGCTAAGATAATGCCTGCTGAGAGCATTATCTTTTACTGGTTGAAAGAAGCAGGCACGCCCCAATTCAAAAAGGTTCAGCGTATTATTCTGGGTAAAGAATAG
- a CDS encoding tetratricopeptide repeat protein — MIKVYIEKGISLLIKENEPLKAILEFKNAYKIFPQNFSVLYWMGTGYFIMGSLNAAQFFLKKSLAEAKTLQEKYMSIGSLAMIYIEKREFKIAEGFLRAVLRIAFRAHSREMMVIGYTELARLYRNLKNPSEALFFLKQALALSSDMKRAFILKDMANIYKETGKYKQAVELYKDVMSTRWAEHNLPFYINMLFSTIYAYKKMGDKKKASEFAQRALDHIIEYKTSGKTGVKLSRKGIRIMDNAWFNLTYFFSNRNG, encoded by the coding sequence GTGATAAAAGTTTATATAGAAAAAGGCATCAGTCTTTTAATTAAAGAAAATGAACCCTTAAAAGCAATTCTTGAATTTAAGAATGCTTACAAGATTTTTCCTCAAAATTTTTCTGTTTTATACTGGATGGGTACCGGTTATTTTATAATGGGTTCTTTAAATGCCGCTCAATTCTTTCTAAAAAAATCACTTGCAGAGGCAAAAACATTACAAGAAAAATACATGTCTATAGGCAGCTTGGCTATGATATATATAGAAAAAAGAGAATTTAAAATAGCCGAAGGATTTCTAAGAGCGGTTTTAAGAATAGCATTCAGAGCACACAGCAGAGAAATGATGGTTATAGGCTATACAGAGTTAGCACGCCTTTACAGAAATTTAAAAAATCCTTCCGAAGCGCTTTTTTTCCTAAAACAAGCCTTAGCACTTTCCTCTGATATGAAAAGAGCATTTATCTTAAAAGATATGGCAAATATCTATAAAGAGACAGGGAAATACAAACAGGCAGTAGAACTTTACAAAGATGTTATGTCTACAAGATGGGCAGAACATAATCTTCCTTTTTATATTAATATGCTGTTCAGTACAATATATGCTTATAAGAAAATGGGGGATAAAAAAAAGGCATCGGAGTTTGCCCAAAGAGCATTGGACCACATTATAGAATATAAAACAAGCGGAAAAACAGGTGTGAAACTATCAAGAAAAGGAATTAGAATTATGGATAATGCATGGTTTAACTTAACTTATTTCTTTAGTAATAGAAATGGGTAG
- a CDS encoding transposase — MARQLRILYPNALYYITSCGNTQQDIFFNDSDRRKFLNILARTKKEYGYILHGYCLMNSCFHLLLETPHANLHTIMQNINTSYTVYVNRKYNRVGHLFRGRYKAIVIDKENYLLQVSKYIHLKPVEAKLSNFPEDYIWSSYKDFIHPCSSIVDTEFILSRLCNDSKKSCELYKYFVEKEKDKDIQKNIKGMVLGDERFIKDILQKIKNIRKKEYPAVHQLITVFSPKEIIVKVAVFFGVKPVKLLRRSRNRWERKIAIYLTKILSRRSHRILGRYFGVSGAAISAAIKKCMMEMKKDKKLEKIVEQIKNNVVEEKTNAPDRI; from the coding sequence ATGGCACGACAGTTGCGTATTCTTTACCCTAACGCCTTATATTATATTACTTCATGTGGTAATACACAACAGGATATTTTTTTTAATGACAGTGATAGACGAAAATTTCTAAATATTCTTGCCCGCACCAAAAAGGAATATGGATATATTCTACACGGCTATTGTCTTATGAATAGTTGTTTTCATCTTTTATTAGAAACACCTCATGCCAATTTGCATACAATTATGCAGAATATCAACACATCTTATACTGTTTATGTAAATAGAAAATATAACAGGGTAGGGCATCTATTTAGAGGAAGATATAAAGCAATCGTAATAGATAAAGAAAATTATCTTCTTCAGGTTAGTAAATATATTCATCTCAAACCGGTTGAAGCCAAATTAAGCAATTTTCCCGAGGATTATATCTGGAGTAGCTATAAGGACTTTATCCATCCCTGTAGCTCAATTGTAGATACAGAATTTATTTTATCTCGTCTTTGTAATGATTCCAAAAAATCTTGTGAGCTTTATAAATATTTTGTAGAAAAAGAAAAAGATAAAGATATACAAAAAAATATAAAAGGTATGGTGCTGGGAGATGAAAGATTTATAAAAGATATTCTACAAAAGATAAAAAATATAAGAAAAAAAGAATATCCTGCGGTGCACCAACTTATAACAGTGTTCTCACCAAAGGAAATTATTGTAAAAGTCGCTGTGTTTTTTGGAGTTAAACCCGTAAAACTTTTGCGAAGATCACGCAATAGATGGGAGAGGAAAATTGCTATTTATTTAACAAAAATTCTTTCCAGAAGGAGTCATAGAATATTGGGAAGGTATTTTGGTGTCAGTGGAGCGGCAATAAGTGCAGCTATAAAAAAATGTATGATGGAGATGAAAAAGGATAAAAAACTTGAGAAGATAGTAGAGCAAATAAAAAACAATGTTGTTGAGGAGAAAACAAATGCCCCAGACAGGATTTGA
- a CDS encoding aminotransferase class I/II-fold pyridoxal phosphate-dependent enzyme, with product MDLFEKCKEFTDAKRVMEMGLYPYFVPIESEQGTEVLINGRKILMLGSNSYLGLVTHPKVREAAINAIKKYGTGCAGSRFLNGTLDIHMELEERLARFTGKEAALLFSTGFQVNLGTISALVAKGEYLILDKSDHASIVDAAQLSFGIAKRYLHNDMNSLERLLKKLDYDIPKLIVVDGVYSMDGDIANLPELVRLKKKYNARVMVDDAHAVGVIGKNGSGTADYYGLTDETDLIMATFSKSFASLGGFIAADEYVIHYLKHYARSLIFSASITPASTAACLAALDIMESEPERIEKLWANTNRMRKGLQEMGYDTATSCTPIIPVIIGDNNKVLLMRKMLFDEGIFVNPVVSPAVPKNKTLVRVSLMATHTFDQIDFALEKFREIGKKLGVI from the coding sequence ATGGATTTATTTGAAAAGTGCAAAGAATTTACCGATGCAAAAAGAGTAATGGAAATGGGGCTTTATCCCTATTTTGTGCCCATTGAATCTGAACAGGGAACAGAAGTTTTGATAAATGGCAGGAAGATATTGATGTTGGGTTCTAACAGCTATTTAGGCTTGGTTACTCATCCCAAAGTAAGAGAAGCAGCTATAAATGCAATAAAGAAATATGGGACCGGCTGCGCGGGCTCGCGTTTTTTAAATGGAACACTGGACATACACATGGAATTAGAAGAAAGATTGGCACGCTTTACGGGCAAAGAAGCCGCTCTTTTATTCAGCACTGGTTTTCAAGTGAATTTAGGAACAATCAGTGCTTTAGTGGCAAAAGGTGAATATTTGATACTGGACAAATCTGACCATGCCAGCATTGTAGATGCTGCTCAGCTTTCTTTTGGTATAGCTAAAAGATACTTGCACAACGATATGAATTCTCTGGAAAGGCTTTTAAAAAAATTAGATTATGATATACCGAAGCTCATCGTGGTTGATGGTGTTTATAGTATGGATGGAGACATTGCCAACTTGCCGGAGCTTGTCAGATTAAAGAAAAAATACAATGCACGAGTAATGGTTGATGATGCACATGCGGTAGGTGTGATTGGGAAAAATGGCAGTGGAACAGCGGATTATTATGGATTAACGGATGAAACGGATCTCATTATGGCTACCTTTAGTAAATCTTTTGCATCATTAGGGGGATTTATAGCAGCCGATGAGTATGTCATACATTATTTAAAACATTATGCTCGTTCACTTATCTTTTCCGCCAGTATTACGCCTGCGTCTACCGCCGCTTGCCTGGCAGCATTGGATATTATGGAGAGTGAACCAGAACGTATTGAGAAATTGTGGGCAAATACCAACCGTATGCGAAAGGGACTGCAAGAGATGGGATATGACACTGCAACCAGTTGCACCCCTATTATTCCTGTAATTATTGGTGATAATAATAAGGTATTGCTTATGCGCAAGATGCTGTTTGATGAAGGAATATTTGTAAATCCCGTGGTTTCACCAGCAGTGCCCAAAAACAAAACATTAGTGAGGGTAAGCCTTATGGCTACCCACACCTTTGACCAAATAGATTTTGCATTGGAAAAATTCAGAGAGATTGGCAAAAAATTGGGTGTTATATGA
- a CDS encoding N-acetyltransferase, whose product MIEVAEATSEREFVLFPWRIYKKYKCWVPPLIKEETELLDEDKNPFYKHAKIKLFFAYKDKEVVGRIAACVNKRHNEYHKDKVGFFGFFECINDLDVSKALLDKASSYLRQQGMDRMRGPMNPSMNDTCGLLVKGFFSPPVFMMPYNPHYYINLLENYGLKKVKDLYAYYLSTLTRPQERLIQIGERIKKRFNITLRYFSKKNLKRDMNIIKNIYSQAWKDNWGFVPPTDEEIAYGAEKMKSIVPEKFIIIAEKEGEPCGYSLIFPDFNQALKVINGKITPFNFLKFLFALKKINNSRLITLGIVDKYRNLGIDLLLYLESFKVVEESGYAGGELSWTLEDNFAINKPIEDRMKAELYKIYRIYEKEI is encoded by the coding sequence ATGATAGAGGTTGCAGAGGCGACTTCAGAGAGAGAATTTGTCCTGTTTCCGTGGAGGATTTACAAAAAATATAAATGTTGGGTTCCTCCTTTAATCAAGGAAGAAACAGAACTCTTAGATGAAGACAAAAACCCTTTTTATAAACATGCAAAGATAAAGCTTTTTTTTGCTTATAAAGATAAAGAGGTAGTGGGAAGAATTGCAGCCTGCGTAAATAAAAGGCACAATGAATATCATAAAGACAAAGTAGGTTTTTTCGGATTCTTTGAGTGTATAAATGACTTGGATGTATCAAAAGCATTGCTGGACAAAGCCTCTTCTTATCTGCGCCAGCAAGGCATGGATAGAATGAGAGGTCCTATGAATCCATCTATGAATGACACCTGTGGTCTTTTAGTAAAGGGATTTTTTTCTCCCCCGGTTTTTATGATGCCCTATAATCCTCATTACTATATAAATCTGTTAGAAAACTATGGATTAAAGAAGGTAAAAGATTTGTATGCCTACTACCTTTCTACATTGACCAGGCCCCAGGAGAGACTTATTCAAATAGGAGAAAGGATAAAGAAGAGGTTTAATATTACCTTGCGTTATTTTTCTAAAAAAAATCTTAAAAGGGACATGAATATAATTAAAAATATCTACTCTCAAGCCTGGAAAGACAATTGGGGTTTTGTTCCTCCTACCGATGAGGAAATTGCTTATGGAGCAGAGAAAATGAAGAGTATTGTTCCTGAAAAATTTATCATCATTGCTGAAAAAGAAGGAGAACCATGCGGATATTCACTTATCTTTCCTGATTTTAACCAGGCCTTAAAGGTAATCAATGGGAAAATAACCCCCTTTAATTTTTTAAAATTTTTATTTGCTTTAAAAAAGATAAACAACTCCCGACTTATTACTCTGGGCATCGTTGATAAATATCGCAATTTAGGCATAGACCTTCTCCTTTATTTAGAGAGTTTTAAAGTAGTAGAAGAAAGTGGCTATGCAGGGGGAGAGCTCTCCTGGACATTGGAGGACAATTTTGCTATCAATAAACCCATAGAAGACAGGATGAAGGCAGAACTGTATAAAATTTATAGAATATACGAGAAAGAGATTTAA
- the serS gene encoding serine--tRNA ligase → MINIKNLRENKESLKENIKKRKSCSVDIDKLYLLDEGIRENKKQMEILLHDKKTISKKIGEIKKKGQSAQQLQQESKKIDIEIKQIKEDMQNKEDIFLKEWLLVPNIIDDDVPLGESEKENIEIKRWGKIPDFDFKVKTHWELGEKLNILDFKTAAKLSGPRFAVYKRYGAQLERALINFMIDVHTKKYNYTEIIPPFLVNEEIMVGTGQLPKFKEEAYEIDGQYLIPTAEVPLINLHRNEILKEEELPLKYVAWSTCFRKEAGSYGKDVRGIMRQHQFNKIELVQFTKPEDSSKVLEKITEDAQEILRLLKIPYRIVVLCSGDIGFSSAKTYDIEVWLPGENKFREVSSCSNCLDFQARRANIRFKRKGSKKTEYVHTLNGSGLAVGRTLIAILENYQQKDGSVIIPKVLQDYMKTKIVKAE, encoded by the coding sequence ATGATAAACATAAAAAACTTAAGGGAAAACAAAGAATCCTTAAAAGAAAATATCAAAAAGAGAAAATCTTGTTCTGTTGATATAGATAAACTTTATCTTTTAGATGAAGGGATAAGAGAAAATAAAAAGCAAATGGAAATACTATTGCATGACAAAAAAACAATTTCAAAAAAGATAGGAGAAATAAAGAAAAAAGGACAATCAGCACAACAGCTTCAACAAGAATCTAAGAAAATAGATATAGAAATCAAGCAAATAAAGGAAGACATGCAGAACAAAGAAGACATATTTTTAAAAGAATGGTTGCTGGTGCCCAATATTATTGATGATGATGTGCCGCTCGGAGAAAGTGAAAAAGAAAATATAGAAATAAAAAGGTGGGGGAAAATACCAGATTTTGATTTTAAGGTGAAAACTCACTGGGAATTGGGAGAAAAACTAAATATTCTGGACTTTAAAACAGCAGCCAAACTCTCCGGACCCAGGTTTGCAGTGTATAAAAGATATGGAGCACAATTAGAAAGGGCATTAATTAATTTTATGATTGATGTGCATACTAAAAAATACAATTATACAGAAATTATTCCTCCATTTTTAGTCAATGAAGAAATAATGGTAGGAACAGGTCAGCTGCCAAAGTTCAAAGAAGAAGCATATGAGATAGATGGACAATACCTTATTCCTACTGCAGAGGTTCCTTTAATAAACCTGCACAGGAATGAGATACTAAAAGAAGAGGAACTGCCCTTAAAATATGTAGCCTGGTCAACCTGTTTTCGTAAAGAAGCAGGTTCTTATGGCAAAGATGTAAGAGGTATAATGAGGCAGCATCAGTTTAACAAGATAGAATTGGTGCAATTTACCAAACCGGAAGATTCTTCCAAAGTGCTGGAAAAAATTACAGAAGATGCTCAAGAGATATTAAGACTTTTAAAAATCCCATATCGCATAGTGGTGCTGTGTTCTGGTGATATAGGTTTTTCCAGTGCAAAAACCTATGATATAGAGGTATGGCTGCCCGGAGAAAACAAATTTAGAGAGGTTTCTTCCTGTTCAAATTGTCTGGATTTTCAGGCCAGAAGAGCAAACATAAGATTCAAAAGAAAAGGTAGCAAAAAAACAGAGTATGTTCACACTCTAAATGGTTCGGGGTTGGCGGTAGGAAGAACACTGATTGCTATCTTAGAAAATTATCAGCAGAAAGACGGCTCGGTAATTATTCCCAAAGTATTGCAAGATTATATGAAGACAAAAATTGTAAAAGCTGAATAA
- the galU gene encoding UTP--glucose-1-phosphate uridylyltransferase GalU, with protein MKIKKAVFPVGGFGTRFLPATKASPKEMLPLVDKPLIHYGIMEAVDADIKQIILITGRGKRAIADYFDICFELEYYLRKQGKLSILKQMRKIPYMADYIYVRQREPKGLGHAIWRAKEVVGNEPFAVILADDIIDTKKSAIQQMLGVFEKFNCSVIGLQDVERKETSKYGIVSGKEIGKNIIKIDDLVEKPKPKDAPSNLAIVGRYILTPGIFSRLEELIEQSNKDKLEIQLTDALKLLTQREPVYGYKIEGKRYDCGDKMGFLQATINYALKDKKFAPEFLQYLKDLLKDK; from the coding sequence ATGAAGATAAAAAAAGCTGTTTTCCCGGTGGGAGGCTTTGGAACAAGATTTCTTCCTGCAACAAAAGCATCGCCCAAGGAGATGCTTCCTTTGGTTGATAAACCATTGATTCATTACGGCATAATGGAAGCTGTAGATGCAGATATAAAACAAATTATACTAATTACAGGTCGGGGCAAAAGAGCAATTGCAGATTATTTTGATATTTGTTTTGAGTTAGAATATTACTTAAGAAAACAGGGAAAATTATCAATATTGAAACAGATGCGAAAAATACCTTATATGGCAGATTATATATATGTCCGGCAAAGAGAACCAAAAGGATTGGGTCATGCTATCTGGCGAGCAAAGGAAGTAGTGGGTAATGAACCATTTGCGGTTATCTTGGCTGATGATATTATTGATACTAAAAAGAGTGCTATTCAACAGATGTTGGGTGTGTTTGAAAAGTTCAATTGTTCCGTCATTGGACTACAAGATGTAGAGAGAAAAGAGACAAGTAAATACGGTATAGTGAGCGGAAAAGAAATTGGAAAAAATATAATCAAGATAGATGACTTAGTAGAAAAACCAAAGCCAAAAGATGCACCCAGTAACTTAGCTATTGTGGGCAGATATATTCTTACCCCGGGAATATTTTCTCGCTTAGAAGAATTAATTGAGCAAAGCAATAAAGATAAATTGGAAATCCAACTCACTGATGCTTTAAAACTCCTTACGCAAAGGGAACCCGTCTATGGATATAAAATTGAGGGAAAAAGATATGATTGTGGAGATAAAATGGGATTTTTACAAGCCACTATAAATTATGCACTAAAAGACAAAAAATTTGCTCCTGAATTTCTCCAATACTTAAAAGATTTATTAAAAGATAAATGA
- a CDS encoding (Fe-S)-binding protein: MIDKKWETCVKCGLCRSVCPVFREEKKEQYVARGHITLVEEFLKGNIDFSTKKAHEYLGKCLLCTTCVEACPNKAETDLAMILARIKHTQEYSVPFYKRILSLVMKNRKVMNLAAKTGSLLQNILFVQHLDTSREGMSPRIGSKLLERKRLLLPIADKTFLEQYPSHIEGKNGKIAIFPGCGVNYAYREIGDAFIRICKKLNIEILIPKEQVCCGGPLYFSGLIDVPVELAKKNIDLFNALNIDFVIVIDPTCASTMKFEYERLFSYIENEEYLEKAKKFSRLIISSEKYLHDYTPLKEMLKKTKIKERTITYHDPCHLGRAQKVKQEPRALLNAIEGVNFVEMKDADTCCGNAGSFSVDFRETSVKIALRKVESIIETNADTVVTGCCGCIMQIAEALHIKGRDDIKVKHTLEIIDEALK, from the coding sequence ATGATAGATAAGAAATGGGAGACATGTGTAAAATGTGGTCTGTGCAGGTCTGTATGTCCCGTATTTAGAGAGGAAAAAAAAGAACAATATGTAGCCCGGGGGCACATCACTTTAGTTGAAGAATTCTTGAAAGGCAATATAGATTTTTCTACCAAAAAAGCACACGAATATTTAGGGAAATGCCTTTTGTGCACAACATGCGTAGAAGCTTGTCCGAACAAAGCAGAAACAGATCTAGCCATGATTCTTGCCCGAATAAAACATACACAGGAATATAGTGTGCCCTTTTATAAACGTATTTTATCACTTGTTATGAAAAACAGAAAGGTAATGAATCTTGCGGCTAAAACAGGAAGTCTTTTGCAAAATATCTTATTTGTTCAGCATTTGGACACATCGAGAGAAGGCATGTCGCCTCGCATAGGTTCAAAACTTCTTGAAAGAAAGAGACTACTTCTACCCATCGCAGATAAGACTTTTTTAGAACAATATCCCTCACACATTGAAGGCAAAAATGGAAAAATCGCCATTTTTCCTGGTTGTGGCGTAAATTATGCTTATAGAGAAATTGGTGATGCATTTATTAGAATTTGCAAAAAGCTAAATATCGAAATTCTTATTCCCAAAGAACAGGTATGCTGTGGAGGACCATTGTATTTTTCTGGTTTGATTGATGTGCCTGTAGAATTAGCCAAAAAAAATATAGATTTGTTTAATGCTTTAAATATAGATTTTGTTATTGTTATTGACCCTACCTGTGCTTCAACCATGAAATTTGAATATGAAAGATTGTTTTCTTATATAGAAAATGAAGAATACTTAGAAAAGGCAAAAAAATTTTCCAGGCTTATAATTAGTAGTGAAAAATACTTACATGACTACACTCCTTTAAAGGAAATGTTAAAAAAAACAAAAATAAAAGAGAGAACAATTACATATCATGATCCCTGCCACCTCGGTAGAGCACAAAAAGTCAAACAAGAACCACGTGCACTTTTGAATGCCATAGAGGGCGTAAACTTTGTGGAGATGAAAGATGCAGACACATGTTGTGGTAATGCAGGTTCATTTAGTGTAGATTTTAGAGAAACTTCTGTAAAGATTGCATTGAGAAAGGTAGAATCTATAATAGAGACAAATGCAGATACGGTAGTTACCGGCTGCTGTGGATGTATTATGCAGATAGCAGAAGCATTGCATATAAAAGGAAGGGATGATATAAAAGTAAAGCATACATTAGAAATAATAGATGAGGCATTAAAATGA
- a CDS encoding FAD-binding protein, whose translation MKNKILKELIKIVDKKNVSADKIDLLHYAYDATQNMYLPDFLVFPENTEQISHILKLCTEYRVPIVPRGAGTGFSGGSLPISGGICLSLEKMNKTLEIDTENLVAHVEAGVINYDLREEVEKFGLFYPPDPSSYKYCTIGGNVAENAGGPRAVKYGVTKNYILGMELVFPTGEIVISGSKNMKDVAGYNLKDLMIGSEGTLAIITKLFLKLIPLPSFKSVLQAAFSDMKEAAQTVSNIIADKITPSALEFIDGPCIRAIEDYLHIGLPKEAQAMLIIECDGMEESVEAELSLIEKVCKKNNAQYVKRAKDKEEEEFLWKARRSISPSLNRIRDRKLNEDVVVPRASLPQMIESIQEISKKHNLPIVNFGHAGDGNIHTNIMFNKGSNEEQKAKGAMVEIFETVIEMGGSISGEHGIGITKQDFLEKQLGKETIDIFKKIKKALDPYNILNPHKMKL comes from the coding sequence GTGAAAAATAAAATACTAAAAGAACTGATAAAAATCGTAGACAAGAAAAATGTAAGTGCAGATAAAATAGATCTATTACACTACGCATATGATGCTACTCAGAATATGTATTTGCCGGATTTTCTTGTTTTTCCAGAGAATACGGAACAGATTTCTCACATTTTAAAACTCTGCACAGAATATAGAGTACCCATTGTCCCTCGAGGAGCAGGCACTGGTTTCTCCGGCGGCAGCCTGCCCATCTCTGGAGGTATATGTTTATCCCTGGAAAAAATGAATAAAACATTGGAGATAGATACAGAAAATCTCGTTGCTCATGTTGAAGCAGGGGTAATAAATTACGATTTACGAGAAGAGGTAGAGAAATTTGGTCTTTTCTATCCTCCTGACCCTTCCAGCTATAAGTATTGCACTATTGGAGGAAATGTTGCAGAAAATGCTGGCGGACCAAGAGCAGTAAAATATGGTGTAACAAAAAATTATATATTGGGCATGGAATTGGTATTTCCTACAGGTGAGATTGTAATCTCAGGTTCAAAAAATATGAAGGATGTTGCGGGATATAATTTAAAAGATTTAATGATAGGCTCAGAAGGAACATTAGCCATTATCACAAAATTATTTCTCAAACTCATTCCTTTGCCTTCCTTTAAAAGTGTTCTTCAGGCTGCTTTTTCAGACATGAAGGAAGCAGCTCAAACCGTGAGTAATATTATAGCAGACAAGATTACACCTTCCGCTCTGGAATTTATAGATGGACCTTGCATCAGGGCAATAGAAGATTACCTACATATAGGATTACCCAAAGAGGCTCAAGCTATGCTTATCATTGAATGCGACGGTATGGAAGAATCGGTAGAAGCTGAACTTTCTCTCATTGAAAAGGTATGTAAAAAAAACAATGCTCAATATGTAAAGAGAGCAAAAGATAAAGAAGAAGAGGAATTTTTATGGAAGGCAAGAAGATCTATATCGCCTTCTTTAAATAGAATAAGAGACAGAAAATTAAATGAGGATGTTGTCGTTCCAAGGGCAAGTTTGCCCCAGATGATTGAATCCATTCAGGAAATTTCAAAAAAACACAATCTACCTATTGTAAACTTTGGTCATGCCGGCGACGGAAATATCCATACAAACATCATGTTTAATAAAGGAAGCAATGAGGAACAAAAAGCAAAAGGTGCAATGGTAGAGATATTTGAAACGGTGATTGAGATGGGAGGTTCTATTTCTGGTGAGCATGGCATAGGGATAACAAAACAAGATTTCCTGGAAAAACAACTGGGAAAAGAGACAATTGACATATTCAAAAAGATTAAAAAAGCATTAGATCCCTATAACATACTCAATCCTCATAAGATGAAACTATGA